From Synergistaceae bacterium, a single genomic window includes:
- a CDS encoding DUF861 domain-containing protein, which translates to MNRSEQLIRDIVTQVLNESMGKQEQDFVKKKDPSGVILIKSDTVKCERFEQDGVALKDVVTLEEAPRMGAGIMELDNTSFEWTLTYDEYDVVLSGVLEIVVDGRIVTGYPGDIIYIPKNTKIHFQTPSHARYAYFVYPANWGELI; encoded by the coding sequence GTGAACAGAAGTGAACAGTTAATACGTGACATAGTAACTCAGGTCTTAAACGAATCCATGGGCAAGCAGGAACAGGATTTTGTTAAGAAAAAAGACCCAAGTGGAGTGATTCTAATCAAATCAGACACAGTAAAATGTGAACGCTTTGAGCAGGATGGAGTTGCTCTCAAAGATGTTGTAACGCTTGAAGAGGCTCCCAGAATGGGCGCCGGAATAATGGAGCTCGACAATACAAGCTTTGAGTGGACTCTTACTTACGATGAATATGATGTAGTTCTTTCAGGCGTACTTGAGATCGTAGTCGATGGTCGAATAGTAACAGGCTATCCCGGCGATATCATCTACATTCCAAAGAACACAAAGATTCATTTCCAAACTCCAAGTCACGCAAGATACGCTTATTTCGTCTATCCGGCGAACTGGGGCGAATTAATTTAA
- a CDS encoding EutN/CcmL family microcompartment protein → MRVAKVIGNIWATRKEPKLASLKMLLLQPINIASGSSDGVPIVATDMIGAGVGETVIFVTGSSARSATGDRSNPVDASVIAIVDDHEVDESVI, encoded by the coding sequence ATGAGAGTTGCAAAAGTCATAGGCAATATTTGGGCAACAAGAAAAGAACCTAAGCTTGCCAGCCTTAAGATGCTCTTGTTGCAGCCTATAAATATCGCAAGCGGATCATCTGACGGAGTTCCCATTGTTGCTACGGACATGATCGGAGCCGGTGTTGGAGAGACAGTAATCTTTGTCACCGGAAGCTCTGCCCGCAGTGCAACAGGGGACAGGTCAAATCCCGTTGACGCATCCGTCATTGCTATCGTGGATGACCACGAAGTTGACGAGAGCGTCATATAA
- a CDS encoding proton-conducting membrane transporter: MNLIEKVKSAGIVGAGGAGFPTDVKLNAKAEYFILNAAECEPLIETDKYLCREFADEVVAGTVMAAEQIGATKIVFAIKGKYKAEIAALEAAIKKAGAKIEISKMPTFYPAGDEQTIVEFVTGRVVPERGLPLNVGTVVNNVGTMLNLYEAVTQDKPVIDKYLSITGEVAKTIMLNVPIGTSLRECIEKADPLIKDYAIIVGGPMMGQVISDKEGIDKAVVTKTTGNVIVLSPTHYLVTWAADPIEKFRHQTRSACIQCRMCTDLCPRYLLGHDIQPHLVMRNFWREDIIKDDEEYIRSFGSALNCCDCRICEVFSCPMLLSPAKVNSYFKGKIREKGLDKARNNEPKTRDGLDGRRVPTSRLVARLGLTKYYYNKLQDGCISITPETVFIPFSQHIGRPALSQIKAGDTVEKGQLIAAAQEGISANIHSSVSGTVKEVSAQGALIHSKGGR, translated from the coding sequence ATGAATTTAATCGAAAAAGTTAAATCAGCCGGAATAGTCGGAGCAGGAGGCGCCGGCTTCCCGACTGACGTTAAGTTAAACGCTAAAGCGGAGTACTTTATCCTTAACGCAGCAGAGTGCGAGCCTCTAATCGAGACAGACAAATATCTCTGCCGCGAATTTGCTGATGAGGTAGTTGCCGGTACCGTTATGGCTGCAGAACAGATAGGCGCAACAAAGATAGTGTTTGCTATAAAGGGGAAATACAAAGCTGAAATAGCCGCACTTGAAGCTGCCATAAAAAAAGCAGGAGCAAAGATTGAAATTTCAAAAATGCCCACCTTTTATCCTGCCGGAGATGAACAGACGATAGTCGAGTTTGTCACGGGGCGTGTTGTTCCTGAAAGAGGTCTTCCACTTAACGTTGGAACCGTTGTCAACAACGTTGGCACAATGCTCAATCTATACGAAGCTGTAACACAGGACAAACCTGTTATAGACAAGTACCTTTCAATAACAGGAGAAGTCGCGAAGACAATTATGTTAAATGTGCCCATTGGCACCTCGCTTCGTGAATGTATTGAAAAAGCAGATCCACTAATCAAAGATTATGCAATTATCGTTGGCGGACCCATGATGGGGCAAGTTATTTCCGACAAGGAAGGGATCGATAAAGCTGTCGTGACGAAGACAACAGGCAACGTCATAGTTCTTTCTCCGACGCATTATCTCGTCACCTGGGCGGCTGATCCCATAGAAAAGTTCCGTCATCAGACAAGAAGTGCCTGTATTCAGTGCCGCATGTGTACCGATCTCTGTCCTCGCTATCTGTTGGGACATGATATACAGCCGCACTTGGTCATGCGTAATTTTTGGAGAGAAGACATTATCAAAGACGACGAAGAATACATTAGAAGTTTTGGCAGTGCATTAAACTGCTGTGATTGTAGAATATGCGAAGTTTTCTCCTGTCCAATGTTGCTGTCGCCAGCAAAAGTCAACTCTTACTTCAAAGGGAAGATAAGAGAAAAAGGACTTGATAAGGCACGCAACAACGAACCTAAGACAAGAGATGGCCTTGATGGGAGAAGGGTGCCGACAAGCAGGCTTGTTGCACGTCTGGGACTCACAAAATATTACTACAATAAACTGCAGGACGGATGCATCAGCATTACACCTGAGACTGTATTTATACCTTTCAGTCAGCATATCGGGAGACCGGCACTTTCTCAGATAAAAGCCGGAGATACTGTTGAAAAAGGACAGCTAATTGCCGCAGCTCAGGAAGGCATCTCTGCAAACATACACTCAAGTGTAAGTGGCACTGTAAAAGAAGTGAGTGCTCAAGGCGCACTCATCCACTCTAAAGGGGGGAGATAA
- the eutJ gene encoding ethanolamine utilization protein EutJ, with protein sequence MLDLKRINKYMDTVGSSEKKTFKPKGQIYKTGLDLGTATIVLVVLDEDDNPLACETQVAEVLRDGVLIDYSGALNIVKKLKAKIEKRLDTELHECAIAMPPGTGNSARAHRYVAEGAGFNVTKILDEPTAANSVYRIENGVIVDIGGGTTGLSVIKDGAVTEIYDEATGGTHLNLVLAGNYKITVAEAEKIKRTRSRHGEIFPIVRPVLEKMATIVDRHVNKDEVEAIYLCGGTCRIDGIEQVFEAVTGIKTYRPKDPFLVTSAGIAMNCKNLS encoded by the coding sequence ATGCTCGATTTAAAAAGAATAAACAAGTATATGGATACAGTAGGTTCATCAGAAAAGAAGACCTTTAAACCAAAAGGTCAGATTTACAAAACCGGATTAGATTTAGGAACTGCAACGATTGTGTTGGTAGTGCTGGATGAAGACGACAATCCTCTGGCATGTGAAACACAAGTTGCGGAAGTACTCAGAGACGGGGTCTTGATAGATTATTCAGGTGCTCTGAATATCGTCAAGAAGCTAAAAGCCAAAATTGAGAAACGCCTAGACACTGAACTGCATGAATGTGCCATAGCTATGCCCCCGGGAACGGGGAACAGCGCAAGAGCGCATCGTTATGTTGCAGAAGGAGCCGGTTTTAACGTTACAAAAATTCTTGATGAGCCTACAGCTGCAAATTCGGTATACCGTATTGAAAACGGCGTTATAGTCGATATAGGCGGCGGCACAACAGGTCTTTCCGTAATAAAAGACGGTGCTGTAACAGAGATATACGACGAGGCAACAGGAGGCACACATCTAAATTTAGTACTGGCTGGTAATTACAAAATCACAGTTGCCGAAGCGGAAAAAATCAAAAGAACCCGTTCACGCCATGGAGAGATATTTCCAATAGTAAGGCCTGTTTTAGAAAAGATGGCGACGATTGTTGACCGTCATGTCAATAAAGATGAAGTGGAAGCTATATATTTATGTGGCGGAACTTGTCGTATCGACGGGATTGAACAGGTTTTTGAAGCGGTAACAGGCATAAAAACATATAGACCCAAAGATCCGTTCCTGGTCACATCGGCCGGGATTGCGATGAACTGCAAAAATTTGAGCTAA
- a CDS encoding BMC domain-containing protein → MRHAIGMVELNSIARGIETCDFMVKAAQVELLRASTICPGKYVVIVGGGVGDVTASMREGTAHAAEHLVDKLLISNVHEQLIPAVSMTTQVTQLGAVGVLEFYSVASAILAADTAAKAAQITLIEVRIGFAVGGKGYVTLTGDVGAVRAAVTAASKDAELLVSTAVIPRPSPYLLDSLL, encoded by the coding sequence ATGAGACACGCTATAGGTATGGTCGAATTAAACAGTATTGCCAGGGGGATAGAGACCTGTGACTTTATGGTTAAGGCGGCTCAAGTTGAATTATTGCGTGCTAGCACCATCTGCCCCGGTAAATATGTTGTAATCGTAGGTGGTGGAGTGGGTGATGTCACCGCGTCTATGAGAGAAGGAACGGCACATGCAGCTGAACATTTGGTAGACAAATTGCTTATCTCAAATGTACACGAACAGCTCATTCCGGCCGTGTCTATGACCACACAGGTCACTCAACTCGGCGCTGTAGGTGTTCTTGAATTTTACTCAGTGGCATCAGCTATTCTTGCGGCAGATACTGCTGCAAAAGCAGCTCAAATCACTTTAATTGAAGTCCGTATCGGTTTCGCGGTTGGAGGCAAAGGATATGTGACGTTGACAGGAGATGTCGGTGCCGTAAGAGCTGCCGTAACAGCAGCAAGCAAAGACGCCGAACTTCTTGTCAGCACGGCAGTCATCCCACGTCCTTCACCTTATCTTTTAGATAGTTTGCTATAA
- the pduL gene encoding phosphate propanoyltransferase gives MQDIVSAVLLAMENSGFVQVEVSARHVHLSAPDVAKLFGEGATLTPVRELSQPGQFLCEERVTVIGPKGKFPNTAVLGPERSRTQIELSRGDTFALGITAPIRDSGDLEGSADIIIEGPKGQVTISQGAIIAKRHIHVPATFANKHGLKDGDIVDVEVFTDRPVVLKEVLLRVSDQYNYRMHIDVDEANAANVSGFTLGRVIK, from the coding sequence ATGCAGGATATAGTTTCAGCAGTCCTTCTGGCGATGGAAAATTCAGGGTTTGTGCAGGTTGAAGTCTCTGCTCGTCACGTGCATTTGTCTGCTCCTGATGTTGCCAAGCTTTTTGGAGAGGGTGCAACTCTTACCCCGGTAAGAGAATTGTCGCAGCCCGGACAGTTTCTCTGTGAAGAGAGAGTAACTGTAATCGGCCCGAAGGGGAAATTCCCGAACACGGCCGTGCTGGGTCCCGAACGCTCTCGCACTCAGATAGAACTTTCAAGAGGAGATACTTTTGCACTGGGCATTACTGCTCCAATAAGAGACTCCGGCGATTTGGAAGGTTCAGCTGATATCATAATCGAGGGACCAAAGGGCCAGGTTACAATATCTCAGGGAGCAATCATAGCTAAAAGACACATTCATGTCCCTGCTACTTTTGCAAATAAGCATGGACTGAAAGACGGAGACATAGTTGATGTGGAAGTTTTCACGGACAGGCCGGTTGTACTGAAAGAAGTGCTCCTCCGCGTCAGTGATCAGTACAACTATCGTATGCACATTGATGTTGATGAAGCCAACGCGGCAAACGTGAGTGGATTTACACTTGGCAGAGTTATTAAATAA
- a CDS encoding ATP-binding protein, with amino-acid sequence MRVITEAALRDEFRAKEEPSSYFVPKGKMLSPAAREYLHQQKIKIVTESRGGKYSPAPEANETQVSRMQPQAQADMQQAPSAAVGDYERPSVYIDYESGAFYSEKPEHMTQLIGNKLVVKDHARIRFRGKLDSIQSLVVLNQVLISECCGNAKLMSDLDDVLHILREIMRCDVLGEPLVNETIIGYTHKELREMSHNPMKYFSVKQMVLPGYQLGKAYALLNQIRSAVREVEVSATRAYRIRNIYERLDIVETLNRLSSAIHIMMSKYLAGEYK; translated from the coding sequence TTGAGGGTTATCACAGAAGCGGCATTGCGTGATGAATTTCGAGCGAAGGAGGAGCCTTCTTCTTACTTTGTACCTAAAGGGAAGATGCTCTCTCCTGCGGCTCGCGAATACCTTCACCAGCAAAAAATAAAGATAGTCACAGAATCAAGGGGCGGAAAGTATAGTCCGGCTCCTGAGGCAAATGAGACTCAAGTTTCTCGGATGCAGCCGCAGGCGCAAGCTGACATGCAGCAAGCGCCTAGCGCAGCTGTAGGCGATTACGAGCGTCCTTCTGTGTATATCGATTACGAAAGCGGGGCTTTTTATTCAGAGAAGCCGGAGCATATGACACAGCTCATCGGCAACAAGTTGGTCGTAAAGGATCATGCCAGGATAAGGTTCAGAGGAAAACTGGACAGTATTCAGTCTCTGGTTGTTCTGAATCAAGTTTTGATAAGTGAGTGTTGCGGCAACGCGAAGCTCATGAGCGACCTCGACGATGTGCTTCACATACTCCGAGAAATTATGCGTTGTGATGTTTTGGGCGAACCGCTCGTTAATGAGACCATCATCGGCTACACACACAAAGAGCTGCGTGAGATGTCTCATAATCCAATGAAATATTTCTCTGTTAAACAGATGGTCCTGCCAGGCTATCAATTAGGCAAAGCGTATGCTTTATTAAATCAGATTCGCTCGGCAGTGCGAGAGGTAGAAGTTTCAGCCACCCGCGCTTACAGAATAAGAAATATCTATGAGCGTCTCGATATTGTAGAAACACTAAATAGACTCTCCAGCGCAATACATATTATGATGTCAAAATATTTGGCCGGAGAGTACAAGTGA
- a CDS encoding ethanolamine utilization protein EutH: MFNELIENITNFSVFTESFGEWISNISVNSVILMIMMIFMLVGAIDKIRGNKLGYGEEFDNGFEAMGPLAIAMAGVVAAAPVLAIILKPIIVPIYGLLGADPSMFATTLLACDMGGYPLAMELASDASVGNFAGLILGTMMGPTIVFTIPVALSIIKPEDRPYLGAGVLAGLITIPLGCIAGGLVMNLTPYKISMATVLVNLIPVIIIAGAICVGLWFVPDRMIRGFNKFGTAVTVLITIFTAIAVFEYITGIHFPLFDIMVDPEKNNGVIPLEEGLLICGQIAVVLIGAFPMVKWITRTFGTALEKVGGLLGMNEEGSAGLVATLANNIAMFNILDKMNAKGKLINVAFAVSAAFVFGDHLGFTAGANAEMIFPVVVGKLVAGITAVILSLILAPMLLSKVESSVKNSK; encoded by the coding sequence GTGTTTAACGAACTAATTGAAAACATTACCAATTTCTCAGTTTTTACAGAGAGTTTCGGTGAATGGATTAGCAATATCTCGGTAAACTCAGTAATACTAATGATTATGATGATCTTCATGTTGGTCGGAGCCATTGACAAGATTCGCGGCAATAAGCTCGGATATGGAGAAGAGTTTGACAACGGATTTGAAGCCATGGGGCCTCTCGCAATTGCTATGGCCGGAGTTGTGGCGGCAGCACCCGTGCTTGCCATTATTCTCAAGCCGATAATAGTTCCCATTTATGGCCTACTAGGAGCAGACCCCTCAATGTTTGCAACGACTCTTCTTGCTTGCGACATGGGCGGCTACCCCTTGGCAATGGAGCTCGCTTCAGACGCCAGCGTAGGAAACTTTGCCGGATTGATTCTCGGAACAATGATGGGCCCGACGATTGTCTTCACAATCCCCGTTGCTCTTTCAATCATTAAACCTGAAGATCGCCCCTACTTAGGCGCCGGTGTACTTGCCGGACTTATTACAATTCCTCTCGGCTGTATTGCAGGTGGACTTGTGATGAATTTGACACCCTACAAAATTAGCATGGCGACAGTACTTGTTAACTTGATTCCCGTTATAATCATTGCAGGTGCAATCTGTGTCGGACTTTGGTTTGTTCCCGATCGTATGATTCGTGGATTTAACAAATTCGGAACGGCAGTAACCGTTCTTATCACAATCTTCACAGCCATTGCCGTATTTGAATATATCACAGGGATACACTTCCCGCTTTTTGATATTATGGTAGACCCTGAAAAGAACAACGGAGTCATTCCTCTAGAAGAAGGTCTCTTGATATGCGGACAGATCGCAGTCGTCTTGATTGGTGCTTTCCCGATGGTCAAATGGATTACAAGAACATTCGGTACAGCGCTTGAAAAAGTTGGAGGCCTCCTTGGTATGAACGAAGAAGGTTCAGCCGGATTGGTAGCAACACTTGCAAACAACATTGCCATGTTTAACATCCTTGATAAGATGAATGCAAAGGGCAAACTTATAAACGTAGCATTTGCAGTATCAGCAGCATTTGTCTTTGGCGATCACCTTGGATTTACAGCCGGAGCAAATGCAGAAATGATATTCCCTGTTGTTGTAGGTAAGCTTGTTGCCGGTATCACGGCAGTTATCCTTTCTCTAATCCTTGCTCCGATGCTTCTTTCAAAGGTGGAATCCTCAGTAAAAAACAGCAAATAA